The Mucilaginibacter sp. PAMB04168 genome contains the following window.
GCAGAACCGATGATTTTATAAAGTGGGCTTACAATGGCGCAAGTGTTTTTTTGTTTCCGTCATTAGCCGAAGGATTTGGCTGGCCTATAGCCGAGGCAATGGCCTCCGGCTGCCCGGTAATTACAACCGACGAAGCGCCTATGACCGAGGTGGGCGGCAGCGCTGCATTTTATATCCCACGCAAAAGGCTTGGCAATGTGGGCAATTTATGGGCTACAGAAGCTGCCGCGGTAGTTAATAAGGTAATTAATCTATCGCCCTCTGAGCTGGAACAGGTAATTAATAACGGTCTAAACAACGGCAGCAGGTTCAGTTCGGCTAAAGCACTTAACCAGATTGAAGAAATTTACAAGGAATTACTTAACAAGGCGTAACTAAAGACTGCCTGTCATACTATGAAAATTTTACACATCGTACCTTCTTACAAACCCGCTTACGTGTATGGCGGCCCCATTGAGTCGGTTGCACGTTTATGTGAAGGATTAGCTGCAGACGGGAATACCGTACATGTGTATACAACAACAGCAAACGGGCCAACTGAGCTTGACATAGCGCCAGGCCAGACTATGAACGTTGATGGTGTGCAGGTAACGTATTTTAAGCGCATAACTAAAGATCCAACGCATGTATCGCCGGCACTTTGGCGTACACTGTACCAAACAGCCAAGCAATACGATGTAATACATATTCATTCCTGGTGGAATATACTCGTTATGGTGGCCGTAAAAATTTGCTTAATGAAAAAGGCAAAAGTAATCGTTGCACCCAGGGGTATGCTGAGCAATTATATATTTACATCCGGCAGCAGTAAAGCCAAACAGCTTATGCACAAATTATTTGGCTATAGCTTGCTGAAAAAAACGCACTTTCATGCCACAGCCGATGCAGAATATCAGGAGTGCAGGGCACTTATACCTGGTTGGCAGGGTTTTGTGATGCCTAACATATTATCATTGCCGGGCACGGACATTGTACGCCAGGAAAATGATGTGTTCACATTGTTGTTTTTATCAAGAATACACCCTAAAAAAGGTCTTGAAATACTGTTTCAAGCCATTAGTCAATTTAACTTTAAGGTTAAGCTTAAGATTGCCGGCGACGGGGACGCAGATTATATTGCACAACTAAAAGCCTTGGCAACACAGTTAAATATAAGTCATAACGTAGAATGGCTGGGATGGAAATCGAGGGAGGATAAGTTCACTGAACTCTTGCAGGCCGATCTATTTGTCTTAACCTCTTTCAATGAAAACTTTGCCAATGTAGTGGTGGAGGCATTGCACATGGGCACTCCTGTGCTTATTTCTGAAGATGTAGCTTTAGCAGGCTTCGTTAAGAATAACGATGCCGGTTGGGTTTGCACCTTAACGGTTGATGACATAGCCGCAAAGCTTACAGAAGCTGAGAGTCAGGTAGAAAAGCGGCAGCATATTCGCCGCAATGGCCGGGAAATCATAAACGGTGTGTTTGCCGAATCAAAGCTTATTGCCGGTTATATACATGCTTATAAGCAAATTATATCAGGCAATTGACAATATCATTAAATAAAGAATTAATAAATAGGCTGCTTATATTTGAAAGCATAATACATGGAAAATACGAGTGCAGATATATTACAAGCTGTTATCTTAACAAAAAACGAGGAGCCTAATTTAAAACGAGTTTTAGATAAGCTAACCTGGATCGGTAAAATCATAATTGTTGATAGCTTCAGTACCGACGAAACAGTTAACATTGCCAATTCTTACCCAAACGTTACGCTTGTACAACGCCAGTTTGATACGCACGCTACACAGTGGAATTACGGCCTTTCATTAGCCAATGCCAAATGGATGTTAAGCCTCGATGCTGACTATGTACTTACTACCGCCTTTTGTGAAGAGATACTAACGTTCATAAAGCAGGATAACCGGTCGGCCTACTTATCGAATTTTACTTTTTTGGTATTTGGCAAGCCTTTGCGAAAGGATAATACAACACCCCGTCCTGTTCTGTTTAAAAAAGCCGACTGTATCTATTACGATGACGGCCATACGCAAAGGCTTAGAATAAATGGTGAAACTGGTGAGTTTGCAAACCCAATTTTGCATGACGACCGCAAATCATTAAGCCGCTGGTTAAGCAACCAGGACAGCTATTCGATAAAAGAATGCAATAAATTGTTAAATACTGCCAATGACAAGGTATCTTTTAGTTCTAAAATACGTAAAAACAAAATATTGGCGCCGTTCATCGTGTTTTTCTAT
Protein-coding sequences here:
- a CDS encoding glycosyltransferase, with the translated sequence MKILHIVPSYKPAYVYGGPIESVARLCEGLAADGNTVHVYTTTANGPTELDIAPGQTMNVDGVQVTYFKRITKDPTHVSPALWRTLYQTAKQYDVIHIHSWWNILVMVAVKICLMKKAKVIVAPRGMLSNYIFTSGSSKAKQLMHKLFGYSLLKKTHFHATADAEYQECRALIPGWQGFVMPNILSLPGTDIVRQENDVFTLLFLSRIHPKKGLEILFQAISQFNFKVKLKIAGDGDADYIAQLKALATQLNISHNVEWLGWKSREDKFTELLQADLFVLTSFNENFANVVVEALHMGTPVLISEDVALAGFVKNNDAGWVCTLTVDDIAAKLTEAESQVEKRQHIRRNGREIINGVFAESKLIAGYIHAYKQIISGN
- a CDS encoding glycosyltransferase family 2 protein: MENTSADILQAVILTKNEEPNLKRVLDKLTWIGKIIIVDSFSTDETVNIANSYPNVTLVQRQFDTHATQWNYGLSLANAKWMLSLDADYVLTTAFCEEILTFIKQDNRSAYLSNFTFLVFGKPLRKDNTTPRPVLFKKADCIYYDDGHTQRLRINGETGEFANPILHDDRKSLSRWLSNQDSYSIKECNKLLNTANDKVSFSSKIRKNKILAPFIVFFYSLFVKGLILDGWAGWHYTLQRTMVEMLLALRLIEEEKLKDKKL